The genomic window TTCCGCCAGTGCGGTGGCGAAAATTGAAATCAGCGGCACCACCAGCAACAGCAGCGATACCACTGAGCCGAGGCCGATCAATAGCCATTTTCCCCAGGGAAAAGGCGCGCGCGCGGCGCCGTTGAACACGGAGAAATCTGTCATCATTGTCCTCCCAACCGACGGCCGAAGCGGGATTGCAGCACGTTAATGGCGAAGAGCAGCAGCAGCGACGCCACCAGGATTACCGAGGCGATAGCGCTGGCCGCGGGATAATCAAACTCCTGCAGGCGGATAAAAATCATTAAAGAGGTGACCTCGGTTTTCCAGGCGATATTGCCGGCGATAAAGATCACCGCGCCGAATTCGCCCAGGCTGCGGGTGAACGACAGCGCGGTCCCCGCCAGCAGCGCCGGCGCAACTTCCGGCAGAATAACGCGGCGAAAGGTCTGCCAGTGCCCGGCGCCGAGCGTTTGGGCCGCTTCCTCGTATTCCGGCCCCAGCTCTTCCAGCACCGGCTGCACGGTACGCACCACGAACGGGATGCTGGTGAAGGCCATCGCCACGGCGATACCGAGCCAGGTGTAGGAGACTTTAATGTCAAACTGGGCCAGACAGCCGCCGTACCAGCCGGTGGTGGAAAATAGCGTGGCCAGCGTCAAACCTGCCACCGCGGTAGGCAGGGCGAACGGTAGATCCATCAGGCCGTCCAGCAGCGCACGGCCGGGAAATTGATAGCGGGTCAGGATCCAGGCCATCAGCATGCCGAACACCGCATTGAAAAACGACGCCACCCCTGCGCAGATCAGCGTGATTTTATAGGCCGCCAACAGCTCCGGGCCGGTGATGACCTCCCAGTATTGTGACCAACTCATCTGCGCTAACTGCATAACCAGCGCGCTTAACGGCAGCAGCAGGATCAAGCAAACGAACAGCACGCTGCCGCCGAGGCTCAGGCTAAAACCGGGCAGGACCCGTTTGGTGGTCAGGACCAGCATCAGCGATGGCCCGCCGCCAATAATTGATCCAGTTCGCCGCCGCGCTCGAAGTGCGTCGCCATAGCCGAATGCCAACCGCCGAATATATCCTCAACACGAAACAGCCGGGTCGGTGGAAATTTGCTTTTGTTTACGTTCATCATCTGTGTATCGTTTACCCGATAATAAAACCCGGCGATAATGTGCTGCGCC from Sodalis glossinidius str. 'morsitans' includes these protein-coding regions:
- the cysT gene encoding sulfate/thiosulfate ABC transporter permease CysT, encoding MLVLTTKRVLPGFSLSLGGSVLFVCLILLLPLSALVMQLAQMSWSQYWEVITGPELLAAYKITLICAGVASFFNAVFGMLMAWILTRYQFPGRALLDGLMDLPFALPTAVAGLTLATLFSTTGWYGGCLAQFDIKVSYTWLGIAVAMAFTSIPFVVRTVQPVLEELGPEYEEAAQTLGAGHWQTFRRVILPEVAPALLAGTALSFTRSLGEFGAVIFIAGNIAWKTEVTSLMIFIRLQEFDYPAASAIASVILVASLLLLFAINVLQSRFGRRLGGQ